The following is a genomic window from Lates calcarifer isolate ASB-BC8 unplaced genomic scaffold, TLL_Latcal_v3 scaffold_43_92, whole genome shotgun sequence.
ctctctacctgtctgtttGCAGAAGTTCAGAAGACGAGTTCAGGAATCGACTCAGATGCTGAGAGAGCTTGAGATTTCCCTTCGTACAAACCATATCGGGTACCCGTCTGCCTgaccacctgtctgtctgcctgaccacctgtctgtctgctgaccATCCTGTCTCAGTATAACCTGTGTctaatgtgtctgtctgtaaccTGTCTGTGGTCAGGTGGGTCAGAGAGTTCCTGAACGAGGAGAACCGGGGTCTGGATGTTCTGGTGGAGTACCTGTCATTCGCTCAGTACGCCGTCACGTACGTTTCTCTCTGTGCCACTCAGAGTCTTTCAGTTAATCCTCTTCTGTTTAGGTTTTATCTGAATGTTAACGTCTAATACTCAGGTTTGATGGAGAGCAGTCAGAGGCCGGAGGAGAGGTGTCGTCCATCGACTCTCCCTGGAGTCGGTCCATAGAGGATCTCCATGGCGACTGCAGCCTCCCCTCCCCGTCATCCTCCGTCCCCCGAGCAGCTCGACACTCAATCAGGTaacaaagaaaatcacaaacagATAAACTCACCTGACCATCTTCATTGTCTCTAACGATGTTTCTGTGCTCGTAGTTCGACTCTGGTGACTCGGTCCAACACGCTGCCGAGTCGTCGAACTCTGAAGAACTCACGACTCGTCTGCAAGAAAGACGACGTTCATGTTTGTATCATGTGTCTGAGAGCCATCATGAACTACCAGGTAACAAACATTCAAACCACCAGGTCACAAACTACCAGGTCACAAACTACCAGGTCACACAAATTCAAACTACCAGGTCACAAACTAACAGGTAACAAACATTCAAACTACCAAGTCACAAGCATTCAAACTACCAGGTAACATTCAACATCACATTTTCCTGGACTGATCAGACCCTTCAGGATCATTTCTCCCTGTGACGAtcctgacccctgaccccgAACCCTGATCCTGACTCCTGATCCTGAAAGTCTTAATGATGACTGatcttcatcttcctcagtATGGATTCAACATGGTGATGTCTCATCCTCACGCTGTCAACGAGATCGCTCTGAGCCTCAACAACAGGAACCCCAGGTCAGTACACAAACTACTATACATACTACTACACTACTGCTGCACTTACAACTACACAAACTACTACacttactactactacacacagTACTACACATAATAATGCACACACTACTACAAATAATACTGCACTACTACAACACTACTACTAGAAAAACTACTAATATTACAGACGCTAACTatcaaatacaacaaataaaaaactacCCCCCTACCTACTACCTCTCtatccaccccccacccccacccccccaaccatcatcatcatcatcatcatcatcaggacGAAGGCTCTGGTGCTGGAGTTGTTGGCCGCCGTGTGTTTGGTCAGAGGGGGACATGAGATCATCCTGTCTGCCTTCGACAACTTCAAAACTGTAAACGCTGACTCACTGTGACAACTGACTGGATCATTGAtcgactgattgattgattgattgattgattgattgattgattaattgactgattgattgaatAATCAATTGATTGTTTGATTGATCTGTtgcaggtgtgttcagagtcGATGCGTTTTGAGAAGTTAatggaacattttaaaaatgaagacGACAACATCGACTTCTTGGTACGATCCAAACTCTTCATCATAATCTATCGTGTCCTGTTCATGTCCTCCACATGGTCCAGAaaagattttcatgttttattgtgaaacctTTAACTTTTATTAAACACAGTTTGACCTCTCTGTCTtgataaatactgtaaactgaacatctaGTAACctttaacatatatatatatatatatatatatatatatatatatatatatatattatatatctgttctgttgccatggtgacggTGGCAGGTGGCCTGTATGCAGTTCATTAACATCGTGGTTCACTCGGTCGAGGACATGAACTTCAGAGTCCATCTGCAGTACGACTTCACCAAACTCAACCTGGATGAACACCTGGAGGTAACACAGTCACATGATcagctctcagccaatcacagcaggGAAAATATCACCCTGACTTTCAGTTCCTGACACACAACAAAGTGTGCCATAAACTCTTCACCTGTCTCCCCACCTGTCTCACCTCAGAGGCTGAAGCACACAGAGAGCGACAGGCTGCAGGTTCAGATTCAGGCGTATCTGGACAACGTGTTTGATGTTGGGACGCTGCTGGAGGatgcagaaacaaaaactgcTGCTCTGGAACGAGTTGAAGAACTGGAGGAGAACCTGGGCAcggtgagacagacagatagagagacagacaggtatcgtacctgtctgtctctctgtccaccGATATCAGAGGATCTGCAGGATGTGGAGAACAAAGCAAGAACAAACAGATAGAGGAACAAATTACAGACAGTCAGGTgtgaagacagacaggtagagagacagtCATGAGTCTCACTGACCtgtacctgtctctctctctcacctgtcctcaGATGTCAGAGCGTCTGCTGGATGTGGAGAACGAAGCGATGCTGAAGATCGTTGAACTGGAGAAACAACTGATGCAAACCAACAAGGAGTTGGACCAACTCCGGGTCAgtgctgttaccatggaaaccatGTGAAAACCTGGTCACcatggagacagaaaatgttgtgTATGATGATGTTAAGAGATAAATGCTAAAAGAACAGTCCGATGTTTCAGAACAGTCCGATGTTTCAGATATATGTCCGATGTTTCAGATATATGTACATGCACGATCGTGCATGTACATATATCTGATCAGTAAACAACACCCATCACCTTTGACCTGTGCACTGACGTGTCAGACTGTCCCTTTAACACCTGTCACCTGTTACCTGTGCAGGAGGTGTATGCAAGCGCCAACTCTCAGGTGCACACCCTGCGGCGGATGGTTCGGGAGAAGGACCAGACGATCCGGCGTCAGAGTCGTCTGGAGCGTCAGGCTCAGGAGGCGCAGCAGGCTGGAGGCCCTGGGGCTCCTCAACcccagagaggggagggggatgGGGGGGTGGCAGACTCTGCCTCCCCCTCACCTCCACCCTGTCCTAACCTGTCCCCCAGGTAAGGCCAGATGTTTCCTCAGGACAAAGAAAGCTAAGTGGAGACTCTCAAACAACCTGAAGCAGACCAGTTATAACAGTAATCACTGACTGAGTCTTGatattgattgattattaaTTGATTCCTGCAGCCCTGAGACTGTAGCCTACCACAGCATGGGACCAGGGATGGGTGGAGCTCCAGGCATGCCggccccacctcctcctcctcctccaccaccgaTGCCAGGCTCAGGTGGGTTTCAGCTCGACCAATCAGAACGCTGATGTGGGAGAAACTTTCAAAGCGAAACACACCTGTGAATGTTACCTGCGTTCTTTCTTTATAGTGTCCAACGGGCCGTACCCTgcacctcctccccctgctccccctcccccccctcctccccctcctcctccctgtcgGACCAGCGAGCTGTCCTCCTCCGTCCCCATgcctcccccccctccccccgtGGCCCCCCCTCTCCCAGGGTCAGGGGGGTCACCGACAGTGATCTTCAACTCTGGACTCGCAGGTGAGATTAAATTAATTCGGCAGCGTCgccattcttcttcttctcttctttaaactcagagtttttctttttgaaacaAGCTAAATTATCTGAAGACTAAAATTGATTCAGTGCAGCCAATCACAAGCCAGAGTTCTCACAGGTAAATGAAACATTAacctgttgttttctctctgacagaGGGTCCACTCAAGTTATTCTGTgagtttacattttaatatttctacaTTTATCTACAACCATCATCCTGTCTACCTGCTCACCTGTCTACCTGTCTTGTGCAGCGGTGAAGATAAAGAAGCCGATCCAGACCAAGTTCAGGATGCCGGTGTTGAACTGGGTCGCTCTGAAGCCGAGTCAGATCAACGGGACGGTTTTCAATGACATCGACGACGAGTCCATCCTGCAGGTAACAGCCTgattaaaaactttatttaaaccgACGACATTGACGACGAGTCATCCAGGTAACAACCACTGAGATCACcctaaatgaaaacatcaggACATCAGAAGAGGATACAcacatctgtctctccctctctctctgacctgtctccctctcaggACCTGGACGTGGAGGGGTTCGAGGAGCTCTTTAAGACCAAGGCTCAGGGTCCGGCTGTGGACCTGACTCTGTCCAGACAGAAACTTCCTCAGAAAGCTCCGTCCAAAGTTTCTCTGCTCGAGGCCAACAGAGCCAAAAACTTGGCCATCACCCTGAGGAAGGCTGgccaggggtcagaggtcatctgCCGAGCCATCCACACGTAGGTcaaccagaacctgaaccaaaACCAGTATCAGTACTGACTGAGAGTCAGGGCCAGGTCCTGGATCAGGTCCAGATTGGGACCAGAAACAGGCGTACTGAATCAGAGTCCTGTATTTGACCCGTGTGGTTGTTTGCGCAGGTTCGACCTGCGGACGGTCCGGGTGGACTTCGTGGAGTGTCTGATGCGTTTCCTGCCGACGGAGGCTGAGGTGAAGCTGCTGCGACAGTAcgagagagacaggaaacctCTGGAGTCTCTGAGCGACGAAGACCGCTTCATGATGCAGTTCAGCCGCATCGAGAGGCTCAGTCAGAGGATGAGCATCATGACCTTCATGGGCAACTTCACCGACAACGTCCAGATGTTAACCCCGGTAAGACAGACGGGGGGGGgggaacagagacagacagggagagagggggagagagagagagagagagagagagagagagagacagacagacagacagagagagagagagagagagagagagagagagacagacagacagacagagagagagagaggaagagagagagagacaggtgtgatgactgacagacagatagacagacagacaggtgtgacCCGtctcactgtgctgtgtgtttcagcaacTCCACGCCATCATCGCTGCTTCAGTTTCTATTAAATCGTCTCAGAAGCTGAAGAAAATCCTGGAGGTCAGTTTGACGTTCAAACGtctgcgcgcgcacacacacacaccacacacatacagactgtgTGTATACATCCaggtgtgtgatgatgatgatgtaacaCACCTGTTAATGTCATAGATCATCTTGGCTCTGGGAAACTACATGAACAGCAGCAAGAGAGGAGCAGTGTATGGATTCAAACTCCAGAGTTTAGACCTggtaacacacacgcacacacacagaggactgaCATTAGCTTTAACATAATAACCACAGACAGAACTAATCTTCATTCAAGTGCAGTAAGTTATTTTCCTGAGAGAtatttaatgtctgtgtgtgtgtgtgtagctcctGGAGACGAAGTCGACCGACAGGAAACAGACGTTGTTGAACTACATCGCCAACGTGGTGAGAGAGAAATATCCgacagtgtctctgttttatAACGAGCTTCACTACGTCGACAAGGCTGCTGCAGGTGAGTgtgtcagccaatcacagcgctacagacacaacagcatttacctgcatttatctgtgtttacctgtgtgtagTGAGCCTGGAGAACGTGCTGTGTGACGTGAAGGAGCTGCAGCGCGGCATGGAGCTCACCTGGAGAGAGTTTAGTGTCCAACACAATGCAACACTCAAAGACTTCATCAGCAGGCACGAATCACGACTCAACAAACTGCAGGAGGACGCACGCATCGCACAGGTGAggacacagacaggtgaggacacagacagctgcagatcATTTCTGCCTCATGTTTGATGACAGAACGTTTACCAAAACATTGTAAAACTAATGGTGTTAAATTGGTTAGCCTGTGAGCTGCGTACACTGTAAAACCAGCTCGATTTGTTTCTTCAGGATGCGTTTGAAGACGTGGTGAAGTTTTTCGGAGAGAGCTCGAAGACGATGCCGCCGTCCGTCTTCTTCCCCATCTTTGTTCGCTTCATTAAAGCCTACAGGGTGAGTAAACGTGACTCGGCAGTGGCTCCGCCCCCTCAGCCGGGGCGGGGCCAGTGAACAGGAAGTCCAGAAACAGTTTGTTGTgtagtgaatgtgtgtgtgtgtgtgtgtgtg
Proteins encoded in this region:
- the fmnl2b gene encoding formin-like protein 2, yielding MGNAESMESQLAVIRSRAAPVRLPMPDPAELEERFSIALNSMNLPPDKVRLLRSYDNEKKWELICDQERFQVKNPPHTYIQKLRGFLDPAVTRKKFRRRVQESTQMLRELEISLRTNHIGWVREFLNEENRGLDVLVEYLSFAQYAVTFDGEQSEAGGEVSSIDSPWSRSIEDLHGDCSLPSPSSSVPRAARHSISSTLVTRSNTLPSRRTLKNSRLVCKKDDVHVCIMCLRAIMNYQYGFNMVMSHPHAVNEIALSLNNRNPRTKALVLELLAAVCLVRGGHEIILSAFDNFKTVCSESMRFEKLMEHFKNEDDNIDFLVACMQFINIVVHSVEDMNFRVHLQYDFTKLNLDEHLERLKHTESDRLQVQIQAYLDNVFDVGTLLEDAETKTAALERVEELEENLGTMSERLLDVENEAMLKIVELEKQLMQTNKELDQLREVYASANSQVHTLRRMVREKDQTIRRQSRLERQAQEAQQAGGPGAPQPQRGEGDGGVADSASPSPPPCPNLSPSPETVAYHSMGPGMGGAPGMPAPPPPPPPPPMPGSVSNGPYPAPPPPAPPPPPPPPPPPCRTSELSSSVPMPPPPPPVAPPLPGSGGSPTVIFNSGLAEGPLKLFSVKIKKPIQTKFRMPVLNWVALKPSQINGTVFNDIDDESILQDLDVEGFEELFKTKAQGPAVDLTLSRQKLPQKAPSKVSLLEANRAKNLAITLRKAGQGSEVICRAIHTFDLRTVRVDFVECLMRFLPTEAEVKLLRQYERDRKPLESLSDEDRFMMQFSRIERLSQRMSIMTFMGNFTDNVQMLTPQLHAIIAASVSIKSSQKLKKILEIILALGNYMNSSKRGAVYGFKLQSLDLLLETKSTDRKQTLLNYIANVVREKYPTVSLFYNELHYVDKAAAVSLENVLCDVKELQRGMELTWREFSVQHNATLKDFISRHESRLNKLQEDARIAQDAFEDVVKFFGESSKTMPPSVFFPIFVRFIKAYRLAEEENEQRRRQEQMLLEKLEQEEQQEEEETKSPSHRGKRQQQELITELRRRQGKDSRHVYEGKDGAIEDIITALKTVPFTARSAKRSSRFFCDPTHTEDHY